One stretch of Fictibacillus sp. b24 DNA includes these proteins:
- a CDS encoding class D sortase: MKKKRFIFSAIAILFVVFGLWFSSTNAYKFAKGYFIFKMGQDEREQTFTKPETKASATKEVSAKTELYTNRPKVGENIGNLYIPKLKAELPIFHGTNEDELEKGVGHFADSVLPGEKDNSVLSGHRDTVFRKLGEVKKGDLLVVTTAAGEFTYKVKQVRIVDKDDRTVIVPKPRSTLTVSTCYPFNFVGAAPERYVLVAFLVNSKVS, encoded by the coding sequence ATGAAGAAAAAAAGATTCATATTTTCAGCTATTGCTATTTTGTTTGTTGTTTTCGGTCTATGGTTCTCATCAACCAATGCATACAAGTTTGCTAAGGGTTATTTTATTTTTAAGATGGGACAAGATGAAAGAGAGCAGACTTTTACTAAACCAGAAACAAAAGCATCAGCTACTAAGGAAGTATCTGCTAAAACAGAACTATATACAAATCGACCTAAAGTGGGAGAAAACATTGGGAATTTGTACATCCCGAAGTTAAAAGCGGAATTACCAATCTTTCATGGTACAAATGAGGATGAACTTGAAAAAGGTGTAGGTCACTTTGCAGATAGCGTCTTGCCAGGAGAGAAAGATAATTCTGTACTTTCCGGGCATCGTGACACTGTATTTCGGAAGCTTGGTGAAGTTAAAAAGGGTGATCTGCTTGTAGTAACAACGGCTGCTGGAGAATTTACTTATAAAGTAAAACAAGTCAGAATCGTTGATAAGGATGATCGTACGGTGATTGTTCCTAAGCCGCGATCAACCTTAACCGTAAGCACGTGCTACCCCTTTAATTTTGTAGGGGCAGCCCCAGAAAGATACGTTCTTGTGGCTTTTCTTGTAAACTCAAAAGTTAGTTAA
- a CDS encoding VanZ family protein, whose translation MKKILLYWLPVLLWMGIIFYASSQPYEEQDLRPTLSANLDLSIIENLFSSFTFHYAGDEISIQALGAAHFLEFFIRKAAHFFTYFVLGFLMYRALSYYFLNNRLTFMASWILTILYAISDEVHQSFTPNRTPHVEDVMIDAAGGLIGITLAFFIYKKIRTKRI comes from the coding sequence ATGAAAAAAATCTTACTGTACTGGCTTCCGGTCCTCCTTTGGATGGGTATTATCTTTTATGCCAGCTCTCAACCATATGAAGAACAAGATCTTCGTCCTACGCTCTCGGCGAATTTGGACTTGAGTATCATAGAAAATCTATTCTCATCTTTTACGTTTCATTACGCGGGTGACGAAATTAGCATACAAGCGTTAGGCGCAGCTCACTTCCTTGAGTTCTTTATACGGAAAGCGGCACACTTTTTTACGTATTTCGTATTGGGATTCCTGATGTATCGGGCGTTAAGCTATTATTTTTTAAACAACCGTTTAACGTTTATGGCCTCCTGGATCCTAACCATTCTGTATGCCATATCTGACGAGGTTCACCAAAGCTTTACACCGAACCGAACGCCGCATGTAGAGGATGTAATGATTGATGCTGCGGGTGGACTGATTGGAATCACGCTAGCATTCTTCATCTACAAAAAAATTCGTACAAAAAGAATTTAG
- a CDS encoding S8 family serine peptidase, translated as MNKKKLLSCLVFTSLCFSSTHTFAASKSIPSERTAYAFQKMFQGKDYVNTELIIKTSKQLYKKEKSDFKSLFNLINIKPIGENFYVVSFPSQKNISKLVIKLYENKLVEYVEPNYKIHKEYIPSEPLYKKQWFHSKINTPLAWDTTKGASDVVVAVIDGGVDGKHPELKGKLYKPYDAVDGDSIYYPDDHGTHVGGIIGASFNSVGVAGIAPNVKIMPINVFYGATTTAEEISSALFYAADQGADVINMSLGSYYYSKVIDDAVAYARSKGAIVVAAAGNDHVDEKTYPAAYNGVFGVSATNNTDRAAYFSNYGSYVDYAAPGEDIYSTIAYGKYGYMSGTSMASPVVTGTIALMLSKNPFLTETQVDTILKKSTVDLYQVGRDNLSGFGRIDASLAVKNTPTALSITTPSAKELVINGANSITASYKAYIGTSVSVVVKDAKGKIVKTINKNVKGTDKQVNITWDGRIDNGSYADSSSYKIIVTAVKGSAARSKETSFTVKNQLKPSIVLEKTTMYYSPKVLKTGVVPIKLNKTQLVTAKIFDAKGAHVKNIISNKSLSGGSQTIGWSGNNSSRKQVPDGNYLMRIDSIDANNQKADRKTATIIVDSKAPLLKSAAISPSVYKAGKSITAVSKFTTNEASKVTIYVVYNNGQKIRTLASKKSLKPGSHTQSWDGKTQSKSFAKAGKYRFVFESTDVSGNKSITQSSWISLQK; from the coding sequence ATGAACAAAAAAAAACTTCTAAGCTGTTTGGTTTTTACTTCACTATGCTTTTCCTCTACCCATACATTCGCAGCAAGTAAATCAATACCATCTGAAAGAACAGCATATGCATTTCAAAAAATGTTTCAAGGTAAAGACTACGTAAATACTGAACTCATTATTAAAACTTCTAAACAATTATATAAGAAAGAAAAATCTGATTTTAAAAGTCTATTTAATTTAATAAATATAAAACCAATTGGAGAAAACTTCTATGTGGTTTCTTTTCCAAGTCAAAAAAATATTTCTAAATTAGTTATTAAGCTATACGAGAACAAACTAGTTGAATATGTAGAACCCAACTATAAAATACATAAAGAATATATTCCTTCTGAACCTCTATATAAAAAACAATGGTTTCATTCCAAAATTAATACGCCTTTAGCATGGGATACGACAAAAGGGGCAAGTGACGTAGTTGTAGCAGTAATTGATGGCGGTGTGGATGGTAAGCACCCAGAATTAAAAGGAAAATTGTACAAGCCATATGATGCAGTGGATGGGGATTCTATCTATTATCCAGACGATCACGGAACTCATGTTGGAGGAATAATAGGTGCGTCATTTAATTCGGTAGGAGTAGCGGGTATTGCTCCTAATGTTAAAATTATGCCGATAAATGTTTTTTACGGAGCTACTACAACTGCTGAAGAAATATCATCCGCTTTATTTTATGCAGCAGATCAGGGAGCAGATGTAATTAATATGAGTTTAGGCAGTTACTATTATAGCAAAGTAATTGACGATGCTGTTGCTTACGCAAGGTCTAAAGGAGCTATAGTTGTTGCTGCTGCTGGCAATGATCATGTAGATGAAAAAACGTATCCAGCTGCTTATAATGGTGTATTTGGAGTCAGCGCCACTAACAATACTGATCGTGCTGCTTATTTTTCCAACTACGGAAGCTATGTTGATTATGCAGCCCCTGGAGAGGATATTTATTCTACAATTGCATATGGAAAGTATGGTTATATGAGTGGAACTTCAATGGCATCTCCTGTCGTAACTGGGACCATTGCCTTGATGCTTTCAAAAAACCCATTTTTAACAGAAACTCAGGTAGATACCATTTTGAAAAAATCGACTGTAGACCTCTATCAAGTTGGGAGGGATAATCTTTCTGGATTTGGTAGAATTGATGCTTCTTTAGCGGTTAAAAATACTCCGACAGCACTTTCAATCACAACTCCATCAGCAAAAGAATTAGTAATAAATGGAGCAAACTCTATAACAGCGTCATATAAGGCTTATATAGGTACATCGGTTTCCGTAGTTGTAAAAGATGCAAAAGGTAAAATTGTAAAGACCATTAATAAAAATGTTAAAGGTACTGACAAACAGGTTAACATTACATGGGATGGGAGAATCGATAACGGCAGTTACGCAGATAGTAGTTCTTACAAAATAATTGTTACGGCAGTTAAAGGTTCTGCTGCTAGGTCGAAAGAGACTTCTTTTACCGTTAAGAATCAATTAAAGCCATCAATAGTTTTAGAAAAAACGACAATGTATTATTCTCCTAAAGTATTGAAAACGGGAGTTGTCCCTATAAAGCTCAATAAAACACAGTTAGTTACAGCAAAGATCTTTGATGCAAAAGGTGCACACGTGAAAAATATCATATCTAATAAAAGTCTATCAGGTGGTAGTCAAACGATAGGCTGGAGTGGTAATAATAGCTCTAGAAAACAAGTGCCAGATGGAAATTACCTGATGAGAATAGACAGTATTGATGCTAATAATCAAAAAGCAGATCGGAAGACAGCAACGATAATAGTTGATAGCAAGGCGCCACTTCTTAAGAGTGCTGCGATATCCCCCTCTGTTTACAAAGCAGGGAAAAGTATCACGGCTGTTAGTAAGTTCACAACAAATGAAGCTTCAAAGGTAACGATTTATGTTGTTTACAATAATGGTCAAAAAATCAGGACTTTGGCTAGCAAGAAGTCGCTAAAACCGGGATCACACACTCAAAGCTGGGATGGTAAAACGCAAAGTAAATCCTTTGCAAAGGCAGGTAAATACAGGTTTGTATTTGAAAGTACTGATGTTTCAGGAAACAAATCGATAACACAATCAAGTTGGATTTCCTTACAAAAATAA
- a CDS encoding processed acidic surface protein: protein MRKYFALLSVFALLFSLFPTVSFAAVDEQELTEYLEEVSAERGIEFTKEDLEDYVMEYYEEDLSFFEDVSELRDSLGPVIKSDYSNLETIYEDFELDQETLFSLLEENGESIDNYIFVDDLYFDVSFFLDAEEMPEFDDMFAEFDLTEDELNSIMEHLIALEEKLSDPAMEERLMELADRMMAFEDFESVDELTDAQIAEFLSIAQEVLEILELKSEFYLTNGTDTQPLTLKELLFLKEMKTGYKLMIKLSDLNNNFILDMLFTAEMIGAEIIQETGKDIKEVPKVVDKIEKIKSSPKQKHKTVKGAKLPKTASDYGTNMMLGFGIALVGGFMFRRLRQQ from the coding sequence GTGAGAAAATACTTTGCTTTGTTGTCTGTTTTTGCACTATTGTTTTCGTTATTTCCAACCGTTTCATTTGCAGCAGTAGATGAGCAAGAACTAACTGAGTATTTAGAAGAAGTTAGTGCGGAGCGGGGAATCGAGTTTACCAAAGAGGATCTTGAAGACTATGTGATGGAATATTATGAAGAAGACCTTTCTTTTTTTGAAGATGTTTCAGAATTAAGAGATTCTCTTGGTCCTGTTATTAAATCAGACTATAGTAACCTTGAAACGATATATGAAGATTTTGAGTTAGACCAGGAGACTTTATTTTCTTTACTTGAAGAAAACGGAGAAAGTATTGATAACTACATATTTGTAGATGATTTATATTTTGACGTAAGTTTCTTCTTAGATGCTGAAGAGATGCCTGAATTCGACGATATGTTCGCTGAATTTGATTTGACAGAAGACGAGCTAAATTCAATTATGGAACATTTGATAGCACTTGAGGAAAAACTTAGTGATCCAGCAATGGAAGAGCGTTTAATGGAACTTGCAGATCGTATGATGGCTTTTGAAGATTTTGAAAGTGTTGACGAACTAACAGACGCACAAATTGCAGAGTTCTTATCGATTGCACAAGAAGTGCTTGAAATTCTTGAGCTTAAATCTGAATTCTACTTAACGAATGGTACGGATACGCAACCACTCACATTAAAAGAATTACTATTCTTAAAAGAAATGAAAACGGGTTACAAACTTATGATCAAATTATCTGACCTAAATAATAACTTTATTTTAGATATGTTATTTACTGCTGAAATGATTGGTGCTGAAATTATCCAAGAAACTGGTAAAGATATTAAAGAAGTTCCAAAAGTAGTAGATAAGATTGAAAAAATTAAGAGTTCACCGAAACAAAAACATAAAACAGTTAAGGGTGCAAAGCTTCCAAAGACAGCATCTGATTATGGAACAAATATGATGCTAGGTTTCGGAATTGCATTAGTTGGTGGTTTTATGTTTAGACGTCTAAGACAACAGTAA
- a CDS encoding SGNH/GDSL hydrolase family protein codes for MKKRRILTVFVMIACLSSVVGGHFYYNNKLEETAYAAKREMGMLQKETATEEVLTEAAKPSKEAHFTNAPKEVAELYKQKKDAGEPLKFHLIGSTNTSTEEGTWAQLFTNQMTETYAKDIDIQTTTIGEKTSLELQEDPLYEEIQKIKSDVILIEAPLLNDNDGISMGDTLFVLGNLIEGIKETNGDAIVFIQPSNPISSPVKYANQVKGLEAYAKEKDIPYLNYWTSWPSVDSEEIKDYYNSSTLMANAKGHKLWADYMISVFK; via the coding sequence GTGAAGAAACGTCGCATTTTAACGGTGTTTGTCATGATTGCGTGCTTATCTAGCGTGGTTGGCGGACACTTTTATTACAATAACAAACTAGAAGAAACGGCTTATGCAGCAAAACGGGAGATGGGGATGTTGCAAAAAGAGACTGCTACAGAAGAAGTCTTAACAGAAGCGGCCAAACCATCAAAAGAAGCTCACTTCACCAATGCACCAAAAGAAGTAGCTGAACTCTACAAACAAAAGAAGGATGCTGGCGAACCGCTCAAGTTTCATCTCATCGGCTCAACGAACACTTCTACAGAAGAAGGAACATGGGCACAGCTTTTTACTAACCAAATGACTGAAACATATGCAAAAGATATCGATATTCAAACGACAACTATAGGTGAGAAGACAAGCCTTGAACTTCAAGAAGATCCGCTTTATGAGGAGATTCAGAAAATTAAGTCTGATGTGATTTTAATTGAGGCTCCTTTACTAAATGATAATGATGGTATAAGTATGGGTGATACGCTGTTCGTACTTGGAAACCTGATAGAAGGGATAAAAGAAACGAACGGTGACGCCATTGTTTTCATACAGCCATCCAATCCAATCAGTTCTCCAGTAAAATATGCGAATCAAGTCAAAGGTTTAGAGGCATATGCAAAAGAGAAAGATATACCTTATCTAAATTATTGGACCAGCTGGCCAAGCGTAGATTCAGAGGAAATCAAAGACTATTATAACAGTAGTACTTTAATGGCTAACGCAAAGGGCCACAAGCTTTGGGCAGATTATATGATTTCTGTATTTAAATAG
- a CDS encoding penicillin-binding transpeptidase domain-containing protein: MKNICKLIFMTVLCLGLLSACSEPPKPENTLKKYVGYWEKQDYKNMYKLLDSKSKKEISEKDFVKRYEAIYSGIEVSKLEVDMKKQKKNEEEESENVSLPYTVKMETLGGPIEYSHDMKMNLEKKDDSEKWGIQWNTSHIFPEMKKGDRISASTISPKRGQILDNEGKPLAINGVAAEIIIVPDKLPQDKAKTLTPLSKLLGITTEEIQKQLDQPWVKPDQAVPIKKVSADDAKLKDIIALDGVDYQKKSTRLYPLKEAAAHLTGYIAPISAEDLEKLKGKGYSSQDWIGKAGLEQVYEEQLRGTSGGLIKILDSKGEEKSILAQKEVQNGTDVKTTINSRVQLSIYNQMKADVGTASAIHPKTGDVLALVNSPSYDPNQFTLGLTKSLRQKWADDPKQPMLNRFKYVYAPGSTLKPLTAAIGLENGTLNPNAEMKVSGKTWQKDKKAWGNYKVTRVTDVPSVNLEKALIYSDNIYFAQAALNLGEDKFTEGLKRFGFGEELPVSFPFTASSVGKGGMSEGQLADSGFGQGQIQMSALHVAMSYTPFLNEGNLLAPRLDQAKEASIWKENVISPETAKLVSADMVQVVANKNGTAHKDAYMKDLPLAGKTGTAELKAAGEDKGKELGWFVGYNTQNPSLLVSMMIEDVEERNGSHYVTPKVKNVFREVLK, encoded by the coding sequence TTGAAGAATATATGTAAACTCATTTTTATGACTGTCTTGTGTTTAGGGCTGTTATCAGCGTGTTCAGAACCACCTAAGCCGGAAAATACATTGAAAAAGTATGTAGGCTATTGGGAAAAGCAAGATTATAAGAATATGTATAAACTGCTAGATTCTAAATCCAAGAAGGAGATCTCTGAGAAAGATTTTGTAAAGCGTTATGAAGCGATCTATAGTGGAATAGAAGTTAGTAAGTTAGAAGTGGATATGAAAAAGCAAAAGAAAAACGAGGAAGAAGAAAGTGAGAATGTGAGTCTTCCTTATACGGTTAAGATGGAAACACTTGGCGGACCGATAGAATATTCACATGACATGAAAATGAACCTTGAAAAAAAGGATGATTCTGAGAAGTGGGGAATTCAGTGGAATACGTCGCACATTTTTCCTGAAATGAAAAAAGGTGACCGGATCTCTGCTTCTACTATCTCTCCTAAAAGAGGGCAGATTCTAGACAATGAAGGCAAGCCGCTGGCCATTAATGGTGTAGCAGCTGAAATTATTATTGTTCCTGATAAATTGCCTCAAGATAAAGCAAAAACACTAACGCCTTTATCTAAACTGCTCGGGATAACGACAGAAGAGATACAAAAGCAGCTGGATCAGCCGTGGGTAAAGCCAGATCAAGCTGTACCAATTAAAAAGGTATCAGCAGATGACGCGAAGTTAAAAGACATCATCGCCCTAGATGGTGTTGATTACCAAAAGAAATCGACACGACTTTATCCTTTAAAAGAAGCCGCAGCACATCTTACGGGTTATATTGCACCCATTTCAGCTGAGGATTTAGAGAAGTTAAAAGGAAAAGGCTATTCATCACAAGATTGGATTGGTAAGGCGGGTCTTGAGCAAGTATACGAAGAACAGCTGCGTGGAACGAGCGGTGGGCTGATCAAGATCCTCGACAGTAAAGGTGAGGAAAAATCTATACTTGCACAAAAAGAAGTTCAAAACGGAACAGATGTTAAAACAACGATTAATAGCAGAGTACAGCTTTCAATCTATAACCAGATGAAGGCTGACGTTGGAACAGCATCGGCCATTCATCCCAAAACAGGAGATGTACTTGCGCTAGTAAACAGTCCATCTTATGATCCAAATCAATTTACGTTAGGATTAACAAAGTCTCTTAGACAAAAATGGGCAGATGATCCAAAACAGCCAATGCTAAACCGTTTCAAATATGTCTACGCACCAGGTTCGACACTCAAACCTTTAACGGCTGCAATCGGGCTTGAAAATGGGACCCTAAACCCTAACGCAGAAATGAAAGTATCGGGTAAAACGTGGCAAAAAGATAAAAAAGCTTGGGGCAATTACAAAGTAACAAGAGTTACTGATGTTCCGAGCGTTAACTTAGAAAAAGCGCTAATCTACTCAGATAATATCTATTTTGCTCAAGCTGCGCTTAACCTCGGCGAAGACAAATTTACAGAAGGCTTGAAGAGATTTGGATTTGGAGAAGAGTTACCTGTTTCCTTCCCATTCACTGCATCTTCCGTTGGTAAAGGTGGCATGAGTGAGGGACAGCTCGCTGACAGTGGCTTCGGTCAAGGGCAGATCCAGATGAGTGCGCTGCATGTTGCCATGTCTTACACACCGTTCCTAAATGAAGGGAACTTGTTGGCGCCAAGACTAGATCAGGCGAAAGAGGCTTCTATCTGGAAGGAAAACGTGATTTCACCAGAGACAGCGAAATTGGTAAGTGCTGATATGGTCCAGGTTGTAGCCAATAAAAATGGAACTGCACATAAAGATGCCTATATGAAGGATCTGCCGCTAGCAGGAAAAACTGGTACGGCTGAGCTTAAAGCTGCGGGAGAAGACAAAGGGAAAGAATTGGGCTGGTTTGTGGGCTATAACACACAAAATCCATCCCTTCTCGTTTCCATGATGATTGAAGACGTTGAAGAACGTAACGGCAGCCACTATGTAACTCCTAAAGTGAAAAATGTGTTTAGGGAAGTTCTAAAATAA
- a CDS encoding C39 family peptidase produces MKKLLIVLFAAFILGGFLGYQQNKKQKENSQLALLSAAAGATKENGVTLLDNVPLIQQKPELDRGCEVTSLAMVLQHAGVDVDKMELAEKIKKVDTPYKNENGTYYYGNPNDGFVGDIYTFDNMGYGVYHGPVAELAEKYLPGRIEDISGGTFDELLAKVEKGKPVWIIINADFRKLPASEFRTWNTPSGQVKITWKEHSVVITGFDKEHVYVNDPLNKEKNRKLPREDFVKAWKQMGSQAITYK; encoded by the coding sequence GTGAAAAAACTTTTAATCGTTTTGTTTGCAGCGTTTATCCTTGGAGGTTTCTTAGGCTATCAACAAAATAAAAAACAAAAAGAAAACAGTCAACTTGCTCTGTTAAGTGCGGCAGCAGGTGCGACCAAAGAAAATGGCGTTACCTTACTTGATAATGTTCCTTTAATTCAACAAAAGCCTGAACTAGACCGCGGATGTGAAGTTACCTCATTGGCTATGGTCCTTCAGCACGCTGGTGTAGATGTTGATAAAATGGAGCTTGCTGAGAAGATAAAGAAAGTGGATACCCCTTACAAAAACGAGAATGGAACCTATTATTATGGCAATCCGAACGATGGATTTGTCGGGGACATTTATACGTTTGATAACATGGGATATGGTGTTTATCACGGCCCTGTGGCTGAATTAGCTGAGAAATACTTACCTGGCCGAATCGAGGATATAAGTGGTGGAACTTTTGATGAATTGTTAGCAAAAGTCGAAAAAGGAAAACCAGTATGGATTATTATTAACGCTGATTTCAGGAAGCTTCCTGCGAGTGAATTTCGAACATGGAATACTCCGTCAGGACAAGTTAAAATTACGTGGAAAGAACATTCCGTCGTGATAACGGGGTTTGATAAAGAACATGTTTATGTGAATGACCCACTGAATAAAGAGAAAAACCGGAAGTTGCCGCGAGAGGATTTTGTGAAAGCATGGAAGCAGATGGGATCGCAGGCGATTACTTATAAATAA
- a CDS encoding DUF2584 family protein: protein MQMPITMQSNLVTVGKEKRLEGNVFEISLDGYKLFILDHPVPVQKKENSSPVGKAVIKEVTWKKDSTRLVYELIDLHGVN from the coding sequence ATGCAAATGCCGATAACCATGCAATCTAACCTAGTGACGGTTGGAAAAGAAAAGCGTTTAGAAGGTAATGTGTTTGAAATTTCATTAGACGGTTATAAGCTGTTTATTTTGGATCATCCTGTACCCGTGCAAAAAAAAGAAAACAGCTCTCCGGTCGGAAAAGCTGTTATTAAAGAAGTGACGTGGAAAAAAGACTCCACTCGCTTAGTTTATGAACTTATCGATCTGCATGGTGTGAATTAA
- a CDS encoding peptidoglycan-binding protein — MENKKILKRFIMTSTFAGAFLAAPVIGEAALGDQTLKLGNTNSDVKELQSILKSKGYFHYQETTTYFGPITKQAVMDFQKANGLVVDGIVGKQTYGKLLQKSHQEEKPAAQKPTVQKPTVQKPTVSTTKPAATQQVQKAGKVLKLNSTGPEVKKLQTDLKSLGFFTFYKTTDFYGTITTEAVRKFQINQNLKATGVADRITLDRVQKQVAAKKAPTTTKPTPSKPATAKPNVSTPAQPTKETVLLKFGSKGTQVKQLQTRLKNLGYFTYPMITDYYGTVTEDSVEKFQKVNGLPVTGEVTNSVLTKLSQAEKNQTQKPSKTRDQITINVIANASELMGVPYVWGGTTTNGFDCSGFIQYVYAKEGVQLPRTVAQMWNATKSVSNPAVGDLVYFETYTAGPSHLGIYIGSGQFVHAGSSTGVTVSDMNLSYWKNRYLGSKRVNY; from the coding sequence ATGGAAAATAAAAAGATTTTAAAGCGTTTTATTATGACTTCTACTTTTGCTGGAGCGTTCTTGGCAGCACCGGTGATTGGAGAAGCTGCACTAGGGGACCAAACTCTTAAATTAGGAAATACAAATAGTGATGTAAAGGAACTGCAATCCATTCTAAAAAGTAAGGGGTATTTTCATTATCAAGAGACTACCACTTATTTCGGGCCAATTACGAAGCAAGCGGTTATGGACTTCCAAAAAGCAAATGGTCTCGTTGTAGATGGAATTGTGGGAAAGCAAACATACGGTAAATTGCTGCAGAAATCCCATCAGGAAGAAAAGCCGGCAGCACAAAAACCAACAGTGCAAAAACCTACTGTACAAAAACCAACAGTCTCCACCACTAAGCCAGCTGCAACTCAACAAGTTCAAAAAGCCGGTAAAGTGTTAAAGCTTAATTCAACAGGTCCTGAAGTGAAAAAACTTCAAACAGATCTTAAAAGTCTAGGGTTCTTCACTTTTTATAAAACGACTGATTTCTATGGAACGATTACAACAGAAGCCGTTCGAAAGTTTCAGATCAACCAAAATTTAAAGGCTACTGGGGTAGCTGACAGAATAACTCTTGATCGGGTTCAGAAGCAAGTAGCGGCAAAGAAGGCACCAACTACAACGAAACCGACACCGTCAAAACCTGCAACAGCCAAACCAAATGTGTCAACACCTGCGCAGCCCACTAAAGAAACTGTATTACTCAAATTTGGCAGCAAAGGAACTCAAGTTAAGCAGCTTCAAACCCGCCTAAAAAATCTTGGTTATTTTACATACCCTATGATTACTGATTATTATGGAACGGTAACAGAGGATAGTGTTGAAAAGTTCCAAAAAGTAAATGGTCTTCCGGTTACAGGTGAAGTGACAAATTCGGTGTTAACGAAGTTGTCTCAGGCAGAGAAAAACCAGACTCAAAAACCAAGCAAGACACGTGATCAAATAACGATCAATGTGATTGCTAATGCTTCTGAACTTATGGGTGTTCCCTATGTTTGGGGTGGGACGACAACAAATGGGTTCGACTGCAGCGGATTTATCCAATATGTTTATGCAAAAGAAGGCGTTCAGCTTCCTAGAACGGTAGCGCAAATGTGGAACGCAACTAAATCTGTAAGTAATCCAGCAGTAGGAGATCTTGTTTATTTTGAAACGTACACAGCAGGACCTTCTCATTTAGGTATTTACATAGGCAGTGGTCAATTTGTACACGCTGGATCAAGTACAGGCGTAACTGTGAGCGATATGAACCTTTCCTATTGGAAAAATAGATATTTGGGCTCTAAACGAGTAAACTATTAA
- a CDS encoding LysM peptidoglycan-binding domain-containing protein, translating into MKKKILSIAVAAGVILSGGEFAHASLGDNIIKTGHKYLGTPYKYGSAFGNTRTFDCSSFTSYVFAQNGITIPRTSVGQASAGVAVSKANLQKGDLVFYDTDFDGRVNHAGIYAGNGKMLNAQSNGVAYTDAFSKYYWGARYITGRRVITQKATASAAKKPVQSKPAASTAQVKVHKVQKGETLWSISKKYKTTVSAIQKLNNLKSTSLKVGQVLKVSGQAPAVKKASTVKIASVKKTTTVSKASTTKTISYTVKRGNSLWGISKSYGVSVNQIMKTNKLKSASIYPGQKLIISK; encoded by the coding sequence ATGAAAAAGAAGATTTTGTCTATCGCAGTTGCTGCTGGCGTAATTTTATCAGGTGGAGAGTTTGCTCATGCTTCACTCGGAGATAACATTATAAAGACGGGTCATAAATATTTAGGTACACCTTATAAATACGGTTCAGCTTTTGGAAATACACGTACTTTTGATTGTTCTTCTTTTACATCATACGTTTTTGCACAAAACGGAATTACAATTCCCCGGACAAGTGTTGGACAAGCATCTGCTGGAGTAGCTGTTTCAAAAGCTAATCTTCAAAAAGGTGATCTAGTATTCTACGACACTGACTTTGATGGAAGAGTCAATCATGCTGGAATCTACGCAGGTAATGGAAAGATGCTTAATGCACAATCAAACGGAGTTGCCTATACGGATGCATTTTCAAAATATTACTGGGGAGCTCGATATATAACAGGTAGACGTGTCATTACTCAGAAAGCAACAGCTTCTGCTGCTAAGAAGCCTGTTCAATCTAAACCAGCTGCCAGTACAGCTCAAGTAAAAGTACATAAGGTTCAAAAAGGGGAAACGCTTTGGAGCATTAGCAAAAAGTATAAAACAACTGTTTCGGCTATCCAAAAATTAAACAATTTAAAATCTACTTCTCTAAAAGTAGGTCAGGTGTTGAAGGTAAGCGGGCAAGCTCCAGCTGTAAAAAAAGCTTCAACAGTGAAAATTGCATCTGTTAAAAAGACAACAACAGTTTCAAAAGCATCTACTACAAAAACAATCTCTTATACAGTTAAACGCGGAAACTCACTTTGGGGAATTAGTAAAAGCTATGGTGTTTCTGTAAATCAAATTATGAAAACGAATAAGTTAAAATCAGCTTCTATATATCCTGGTCAAAAGCTGATCATATCTAAATAA